In the genome of Deltaproteobacteria bacterium, one region contains:
- a CDS encoding AMP-binding protein, with product MNLANNLERSAFFFPDRPAVRQGPLEITYGQLNDQANRVAAGLTKMGVQPGDHIGLCCPNSADWIPFYFGVLKVGGVAVTLSGMLIGDELALLVNHSKPRFIFTHESKLSDLEKLRSSAGVEKIICPGGDLDLPGLLKMGSGSFKTRDRDRTDTAAILYTGGTTGIPKGVMLSHEYINFASSSVAFFERSQETDCALCFMPFNHVFGQIHIMNGTILSAGCVEVQPGFDLERVLEVMAAGRVTRFYAVPTVYIRLLALGDLEKRLGKLRYCFSAAASLAGEIVKQWKERTGLTIAESYGMTEAMPITYNHYYRHIVGSVGQPIHGVEVQIRDLAGNLLEPGQEGEICVRGRNVMNAYLNNPEATRSVFWEGDWYRSGDIGLFDSQGYLFLVDRLKDLIITGGENVYPREVEEVLYTSPEVEECAVIGLPDREWGERVTAFIVPKAGLSIVPETLKTFLKSRLSPFKIPKEYVAVTELPKTPTGKILKREIRKQFLK from the coding sequence CCTTTTTCTTTCCGGACCGTCCGGCCGTCCGCCAAGGCCCTTTGGAGATAACCTACGGCCAACTGAACGATCAAGCCAACCGGGTAGCTGCCGGCCTCACCAAAATGGGGGTCCAACCGGGCGACCACATTGGACTGTGTTGCCCGAATTCGGCCGACTGGATCCCATTTTATTTCGGAGTACTCAAGGTCGGGGGGGTGGCCGTCACCTTATCCGGAATGCTTATCGGCGACGAACTGGCCCTTCTGGTCAATCACTCCAAACCGAGGTTTATCTTCACCCATGAATCCAAGCTTTCGGATCTGGAAAAATTGCGATCCTCAGCGGGGGTCGAAAAGATCATTTGTCCCGGCGGCGACCTCGATCTGCCCGGCCTGCTTAAAATGGGTTCGGGATCTTTCAAGACCCGGGACAGGGACCGCACGGACACCGCCGCCATCCTGTACACTGGCGGCACCACCGGCATCCCCAAGGGGGTCATGTTATCCCACGAATACATCAATTTTGCCAGTTCCAGTGTGGCCTTTTTCGAGCGATCCCAGGAAACGGATTGCGCCCTTTGTTTTATGCCCTTCAACCATGTCTTCGGCCAGATCCATATCATGAATGGTACTATTTTAAGTGCCGGATGCGTGGAGGTTCAGCCGGGTTTCGACCTGGAGCGGGTCCTGGAGGTGATGGCCGCCGGACGGGTTACCAGGTTTTATGCCGTTCCTACGGTCTATATCCGCCTCCTGGCCCTGGGTGACCTGGAGAAAAGGTTAGGAAAGTTGCGCTACTGTTTTTCGGCCGCCGCCAGTCTGGCCGGGGAGATCGTTAAACAGTGGAAGGAACGCACCGGCCTGACTATTGCCGAGTCTTACGGGATGACCGAGGCCATGCCGATCACCTATAACCATTATTACCGGCATATCGTCGGCTCCGTAGGACAACCGATTCACGGGGTAGAGGTCCAAATCCGGGATTTGGCCGGAAACCTCCTGGAGCCCGGACAGGAAGGGGAGATCTGTGTCAGGGGCCGTAATGTCATGAACGCCTACCTCAACAACCCCGAGGCGACCCGATCCGTCTTTTGGGAGGGGGATTGGTATCGGTCCGGGGATATCGGTCTGTTCGATTCCCAGGGCTACCTCTTTCTGGTGGACCGTCTCAAGGACCTGATTATCACCGGAGGGGAGAACGTTTATCCCCGCGAGGTGGAGGAGGTGCTCTATACCAGTCCGGAAGTGGAGGAGTGTGCGGTTATCGGGCTCCCCGACCGGGAATGGGGCGAACGGGTAACAGCCTTTATCGTTCCGAAAGCCGGGCTCTCGATAGTCCCTGAAACCCTGAAGACCTTTCTGAAGTCCCGGTTGTCCCCCTTTAAGATCCCCAAGGAGTATGTGGCGGTGACCGAACTTCCCAAGACGCCCACGGGCAAAATCCTGAAAAGGGAAATCCGGAAACAGTTCCTTAAATAA
- a CDS encoding TRAP transporter substrate-binding protein, whose product MKNKFMVMGIVCMTMVAFLLTASPFKAYGEEIKLRYSLIWPPVHPLVKLAGEWAKEVEKATQGRIKVTLFPGNTLTPPMQAYDNTVKGVVDIAASLLAYAPGRLPLSEVLQQPLGYKNGYQASKLANAYYKKFKPKEFDDVKVMFLHGAAPGFIMTKKPVKSMDEIKGLRIKANAENADIVKNLGAAPVTMPVSETYDALSRGVIDGTLFPIEALQGFKIGEVVKTVLENYGMSYMTSMYVVMNKAKWNMLSPADQAAIEKINDEYNEKIAKRWVELDNKAKEFATGKGVTFISVPQKDQTQTAEKMKPILDDYVKMTKAKGLPGDEALKFCQEFLKTHQ is encoded by the coding sequence ATGAAAAATAAATTTATGGTTATGGGCATAGTATGTATGACCATGGTGGCGTTTCTGTTAACCGCTTCCCCCTTTAAAGCCTACGGGGAAGAGATTAAATTGAGGTACTCCCTCATCTGGCCGCCGGTACACCCCTTGGTTAAACTGGCAGGCGAATGGGCCAAGGAAGTTGAAAAGGCCACCCAGGGCCGGATTAAGGTCACCTTATTCCCGGGCAATACCCTGACCCCACCCATGCAGGCCTATGACAACACCGTTAAAGGGGTCGTAGACATAGCCGCCAGCCTGTTGGCCTATGCCCCGGGCCGGTTACCCCTTTCCGAGGTCCTGCAACAACCCCTGGGCTATAAAAACGGATACCAGGCCAGCAAGCTGGCTAATGCCTATTATAAAAAATTCAAGCCCAAAGAATTCGATGATGTCAAAGTCATGTTTCTCCATGGCGCCGCCCCGGGCTTTATCATGACCAAAAAGCCGGTTAAATCCATGGACGAGATAAAAGGTCTCAGAATTAAGGCCAATGCGGAAAATGCCGACATCGTCAAGAATCTGGGGGCCGCTCCGGTCACCATGCCGGTCAGTGAAACCTACGACGCCCTGTCGAGAGGGGTTATCGATGGAACCCTTTTCCCCATTGAGGCCCTGCAGGGTTTTAAAATCGGCGAAGTGGTCAAGACCGTTCTGGAAAACTACGGGATGTCCTATATGACCTCTATGTATGTGGTCATGAATAAAGCCAAATGGAACATGCTCTCCCCGGCCGATCAGGCGGCTATCGAGAAAATCAACGATGAATATAATGAGAAAATCGCCAAGCGGTGGGTCGAGTTGGACAATAAGGCCAAGGAATTCGCCACCGGAAAAGGGGTGACTTTCATATCCGTCCCCCAGAAAGACCAGACCCAGACGGCAGAAAAGATGAAACCGATCTTGGATGACTATGTCAAAATGACCAAAGCCAAGGGACTGCCGGGCGACGAAGCGCTGAAATTCTGCCAGGAGTTTTTAAAAACCCATCAATAA
- a CDS encoding TRAP transporter small permease, protein MKRLITAVVKGDIILFSIAGAVLAFMIILTLFDVILRNLGHPITGSMEIIQYGGSIVFGFSIPYATWLGAQIIVDLMIQKISPRSQKILNAITRIVGMVMFLFIAYNFFMYGLDVKRTGELTASFKIPYYPFCFAIALSFLFQSFTIFCDLMKTIHGEKNE, encoded by the coding sequence ATGAAACGCCTGATAACCGCAGTGGTGAAGGGAGACATCATATTATTCAGTATCGCCGGGGCGGTGTTGGCCTTCATGATCATTTTGACTTTATTTGATGTGATCTTGAGGAATTTGGGTCATCCGATCACCGGATCCATGGAAATTATTCAATACGGCGGTTCCATCGTATTCGGTTTTTCCATTCCCTATGCCACCTGGCTCGGGGCCCAAATCATCGTCGATTTGATGATCCAGAAGATTAGTCCAAGGAGTCAAAAAATTTTAAATGCCATTACCAGAATCGTCGGCATGGTTATGTTTTTGTTTATCGCCTACAATTTTTTTATGTATGGGTTGGATGTGAAACGAACAGGAGAGCTGACAGCAAGTTTCAAAATCCCCTACTATCCCTTTTGTTTTGCTATTGCACTCAGTTTTCTATTCCAGAGCTTTACGATATTTTGTGACTTAATGAAAACTATCCATGGAGAAAAAAATGAGTGA
- a CDS encoding TRAP transporter large permease, with the protein MSDVAVGIYGIIILLALFLTGLEMAYCMILVGFVGFTFLMSFASASNLVVKDFFDTFTTYSYTVIPLFIMMGELAQHSNIAKRLYTGAHKWMGHIPGGLAMTTVVGATAFKAMCGSTLATVGTFSGLAIPEMDRYGYKKELSAGTVASVSTIGMILPPSTVLIIYGLQVEQSIGRLFLAGIIPALMISLFFIAVIAGWVIWKPEIAPRAEKATWGERIAAIPEALIILVVFGIVIGGMMTGFFSPTEAGTIGTIAIFLLALSRKEINSKMLINSFRGSLKTSIMTLLLITGSSIFGHFLAITEIPMIAADWTAALPVSKTLIIVIIIVMYLIGGSIMDDLAFMVLATPIFFPTVIQLGYDPIWFGILICITLMIGGIIPPIAIYVFILGNITRIPFKTIYKGVVPFLTALFVALAIMFIFPGIATWLPNLLMGK; encoded by the coding sequence ATGAGTGACGTTGCAGTTGGAATATACGGTATCATCATCCTTCTGGCCCTTTTTTTAACAGGGCTCGAAATGGCCTACTGCATGATATTGGTGGGGTTCGTGGGGTTTACTTTCCTGATGTCCTTTGCCTCGGCCTCTAATCTGGTGGTCAAGGACTTTTTCGATACCTTTACAACTTATAGTTATACGGTCATTCCTTTATTTATCATGATGGGGGAACTGGCCCAACATTCCAATATCGCCAAGAGGCTCTATACGGGAGCCCATAAGTGGATGGGGCACATACCCGGCGGGTTGGCCATGACTACCGTCGTAGGTGCAACGGCCTTCAAAGCCATGTGCGGTTCCACCCTGGCTACAGTCGGCACCTTTTCAGGATTAGCCATCCCGGAAATGGACCGTTATGGGTATAAAAAAGAACTCTCGGCCGGCACCGTGGCTTCGGTCAGTACTATCGGCATGATCCTGCCACCCAGCACCGTTCTGATTATCTATGGGCTCCAAGTCGAGCAATCCATAGGCCGTCTTTTTCTGGCCGGAATCATTCCGGCCTTGATGATATCCTTATTTTTCATTGCCGTTATCGCCGGCTGGGTCATCTGGAAACCGGAAATAGCGCCCAGGGCCGAAAAGGCAACCTGGGGAGAACGCATCGCTGCCATCCCGGAAGCCTTAATTATTCTGGTTGTTTTCGGCATCGTTATCGGCGGGATGATGACCGGTTTTTTCAGTCCTACCGAAGCCGGCACCATAGGGACGATAGCCATTTTTCTTCTGGCCCTATCCCGAAAAGAAATTAATTCCAAAATGCTGATCAATTCTTTTCGCGGATCATTAAAAACTTCCATTATGACGCTCTTACTGATTACCGGGTCATCCATTTTCGGACATTTCCTGGCCATTACCGAAATCCCCATGATTGCGGCCGACTGGACCGCCGCCCTTCCTGTTTCGAAAACGCTGATCATTGTTATCATTATCGTTATGTACCTGATCGGCGGTTCCATCATGGATGATCTGGCCTTTATGGTCCTGGCCACCCCGATATTTTTTCCAACCGTTATTCAATTAGGCTACGATCCGATTTGGTTCGGTATTTTGATCTGCATCACCCTGATGATCGGCGGTATCATTCCGCCGATCGCCATCTATGTATTTATATTGGGGAATATCACCAGGATCCCCTTTAAAACGATTTATAAGGGGGTAGTTCCCTTTCTGACCGCTCTCTTTGTGGCCCTGGCGATCATGTTTATCTTCCCCGGAATTGCCACCTGGCTGCCGAATCTCTTAATGGGAAAGTGA
- a CDS encoding PH domain-containing protein, with product MGVSEKNLLQDQKIIYQARPHWAVLLGPAFLFFIGWLSMGSQGLPSAVLIASGFIWGTFSTLRLRQFDIILTNNQLLINVGYPLKRSYSIPLDTITFANFYQPSLGAILNFGKIVLVHSGTKKTVFRFIARPAEFVKEVRETIMTTSHHEQS from the coding sequence ATGGGTGTTTCGGAAAAAAACCTTCTCCAAGATCAAAAGATCATTTACCAGGCCAGGCCCCACTGGGCGGTGCTTCTTGGACCGGCCTTCCTTTTTTTTATAGGCTGGCTATCTATGGGATCCCAAGGGTTACCGTCGGCCGTTCTTATCGCTTCCGGTTTTATTTGGGGTACTTTCTCGACCCTGCGTTTACGGCAATTCGATATCATATTGACAAATAATCAATTATTAATTAATGTTGGTTATCCGTTGAAGAGGTCCTATTCTATACCCCTTGACACGATCACTTTTGCAAACTTTTATCAGCCCTCTTTAGGCGCCATACTGAATTTCGGCAAAATTGTTCTCGTCCATAGCGGGACGAAAAAAACCGTATTTCGATTTATCGCCCGTCCTGCTGAATTTGTAAAAGAAGTTCGGGAGACTATAATGACCACCAGCCATCACGAACAATCATGA
- a CDS encoding ABC transporter ATP-binding protein — protein sequence MKTDQVKIRIDNLSLSFGGTNALTEVSLDIRDKEILAIIGPNGAGKTALLNCINGFYKPQKGEIVYEGQKVTRMRPDKLAHLGIARTFQNIELYTGLSTQDNIMAARHVLMKQTFVAGALYFGWARQEEIKNRRTVEEIIDFLEIAPIRKKVVGLLPYGMRKRVELARALALEPQVLILDEPMAGMNLEEKEDIARFIIDVFEGQGATYPDTPVLRDGIRCIILVEHDMGVVMDIADRIVVLDFGRKIAEGTPAEIMADPKVITAYLGKEK from the coding sequence GTGAAAACGGATCAGGTTAAAATACGAATCGACAACCTCTCCCTCAGCTTCGGCGGAACCAACGCCCTGACCGAAGTAAGCCTGGACATCAGGGATAAAGAGATATTAGCCATCATCGGACCCAATGGTGCCGGCAAGACCGCCCTCCTCAACTGCATCAACGGCTTCTACAAACCTCAAAAAGGCGAAATTGTCTACGAAGGGCAAAAGGTCACCCGAATGCGCCCGGACAAGCTGGCCCACCTGGGCATTGCCAGGACCTTTCAAAATATCGAACTCTACACGGGCTTAAGCACCCAGGACAACATCATGGCCGCCCGGCATGTACTGATGAAGCAAACCTTCGTTGCCGGTGCCCTGTACTTCGGCTGGGCCCGTCAGGAGGAGATCAAAAACCGGCGGACCGTCGAAGAGATTATCGATTTCCTGGAAATAGCCCCTATCAGGAAAAAGGTGGTGGGCCTTCTGCCTTATGGGATGCGCAAAAGGGTCGAGCTGGCCAGGGCCCTGGCCCTGGAGCCGCAAGTCCTGATTCTGGACGAGCCCATGGCCGGCATGAATCTGGAGGAAAAGGAGGATATCGCCCGATTCATTATCGATGTCTTCGAAGGTCAGGGGGCCACCTATCCGGATACCCCTGTTCTAAGAGACGGCATACGCTGTATCATCCTCGTCGAACATGATATGGGCGTGGTCATGGACATTGCCGACCGGATTGTCGTCCTTGATTTCGGACGTAAGATCGCCGAAGGCACACCGGCCGAAATCATGGCCGATCCTAAAGTCATCACCGCTTACCTGGGAAAAGAAAAATAG
- a CDS encoding ABC transporter ATP-binding protein, giving the protein MLQVKNIEVIYMNVIQVLRGVSLKVGEGQIVALLGANGAGKTTTLKAISGMLKTEEGKVTDGSIDFNGMRIDQYGPEDVAALGISQAMEGRRVLEHLSVEENLLVGAYCRKDRPGVKRDLEMVFDYFPNIKRLRRQMSGYLSGGEQQMLVIGRALMASPKLMLLDEPSLGLAPLMVQEIYENIGKIRTEQKMAILLVEQNVLAALGVADYGYVMENGRVVLSGAADTLKDNEDVREFYLGLSAVGSRKSYREIKHYRRKKRWLV; this is encoded by the coding sequence ATGCTGCAGGTCAAAAATATCGAAGTGATTTATATGAACGTCATCCAGGTGCTGCGGGGCGTATCCCTGAAGGTCGGAGAAGGCCAGATCGTGGCCCTCCTGGGGGCCAACGGCGCCGGCAAAACGACCACCCTCAAGGCCATCTCCGGGATGCTGAAGACGGAAGAAGGAAAGGTCACCGACGGCAGCATTGATTTTAACGGAATGCGGATAGACCAGTACGGACCTGAAGACGTGGCCGCCCTGGGAATCAGCCAGGCCATGGAAGGCCGGCGGGTCCTCGAACACCTGAGTGTCGAAGAGAACCTGCTCGTCGGAGCCTACTGCCGCAAAGACCGCCCCGGGGTCAAAAGGGACCTGGAAATGGTCTTTGACTATTTCCCCAACATTAAACGCCTCCGCCGTCAGATGAGCGGCTATCTGTCCGGAGGGGAACAACAGATGCTGGTCATCGGAAGGGCCCTTATGGCCAGTCCTAAACTGATGCTTCTGGACGAGCCGTCCCTGGGATTGGCCCCCTTGATGGTGCAGGAGATCTATGAGAACATCGGGAAAATCCGTACCGAACAAAAGATGGCCATACTCCTGGTGGAACAAAATGTCCTGGCCGCCCTGGGTGTGGCTGACTATGGATATGTGATGGAAAACGGCCGGGTGGTCTTAAGCGGTGCGGCCGATACGTTGAAGGACAACGAGGACGTTCGGGAGTTCTATCTTGGGCTTTCGGCCGTCGGTTCCCGAAAAAGTTATCGGGAAATTAAACACTACCGTCGAAAAAAAAGGTGGCTTGTTTGA
- a CDS encoding AMP-binding protein — MTIGAEQISKEKGDTWPKVLRYNGERYGSDHRAMRYKHYGIWEPCTWKDYYQNVKTLALGLMALGFEPGDRLLIIGDNAPQWYYAELAAQAIHGASVGVYSDFDPEEIKTIARHSGARFAVVEDQEQIDKFLQVKEGLPLLQRVIYWNYKGLAHYDDPVLMGLREVQQLGEKYEAEHPAIFERNVESGQADEVCAIVYTSGTTGTAPKAAVHTFRTMRAGSEAYLHLDPWTEKDNLVPYLPPVWMNEQWLGIGCHLLSGCCLNFAEGPETLQRDIRETGPSIVCYGARLWEAQAAMIQSRILEVDTLKKQAFSFFMPLGYKIADQKFQKKKTGFLVRVLYSWADTALFKPVRKSLGLTNARICYSTGAILSPEVLRFYQALNLPLKSLYCTTEGGPLTGAGTDDIQPDTVGPPLRGTEIKVSDQGELLSKQSGMFIGYYGDPGKTKEVLKDGWFYSGDYGFIREDGHIVLVDRMKDLIERAGSEKIAPQLIESRLKFSPYIKDAWVLPGPDKAYLSAVIVINYGTVSRWAGQRKIAFNTFAELSQRPEVYTLVRQDIDRVNGLLSPGSRIKKYVHLHKEFDPDEGELTRNRNLKRPVLEARYQGLIEAIYADTIEASIETPAKHRDGRTQTIKTTLSIKSTEGTVL, encoded by the coding sequence ATGACGATCGGGGCAGAGCAGATCTCTAAGGAAAAGGGAGATACCTGGCCCAAGGTACTCCGCTATAACGGTGAAAGATACGGTTCCGATCATAGAGCCATGCGCTACAAGCACTACGGTATCTGGGAGCCCTGTACCTGGAAAGACTACTATCAGAATGTAAAAACCCTGGCCTTAGGGCTCATGGCCCTCGGCTTTGAACCGGGAGACCGGTTGCTGATTATCGGGGATAATGCCCCCCAATGGTATTATGCCGAATTGGCCGCCCAGGCCATTCATGGGGCCTCGGTGGGCGTCTATTCGGATTTTGATCCCGAGGAGATAAAAACCATTGCCCGACATTCCGGCGCCCGATTTGCCGTGGTGGAAGATCAGGAGCAGATCGATAAATTTCTTCAGGTCAAAGAAGGGCTTCCCTTACTGCAAAGGGTTATTTACTGGAACTATAAAGGACTGGCCCATTATGATGATCCGGTCTTGATGGGACTCAGAGAAGTGCAGCAATTAGGGGAAAAATACGAGGCGGAACATCCCGCCATCTTTGAACGGAACGTGGAAAGCGGCCAGGCCGATGAGGTCTGCGCCATCGTTTACACTTCGGGCACCACCGGGACCGCTCCCAAGGCGGCGGTCCACACCTTCAGGACCATGCGGGCCGGCTCGGAAGCTTATTTGCACCTGGACCCCTGGACGGAGAAGGACAATCTGGTCCCCTATCTGCCGCCGGTCTGGATGAACGAGCAATGGCTGGGGATTGGCTGCCACCTGCTGTCGGGGTGTTGCCTGAATTTCGCCGAAGGGCCGGAAACCCTTCAGCGGGATATCAGGGAAACCGGCCCAAGCATCGTCTGCTACGGTGCCCGGCTGTGGGAGGCCCAGGCGGCCATGATTCAGTCGAGGATACTGGAGGTGGATACCCTCAAGAAGCAAGCCTTCTCCTTTTTCATGCCCTTAGGTTATAAGATAGCGGACCAAAAATTTCAAAAGAAAAAAACCGGCTTCCTGGTCCGGGTTCTCTATTCCTGGGCCGATACCGCCCTGTTCAAGCCTGTTCGAAAAAGTCTCGGTCTGACCAATGCCCGGATCTGTTATAGCACCGGAGCCATTCTGAGTCCGGAGGTCCTCCGATTCTATCAGGCCCTGAATCTTCCCCTCAAAAGCCTCTATTGCACGACCGAAGGCGGGCCCCTGACGGGTGCCGGGACTGATGACATCCAACCGGATACGGTAGGACCCCCTCTCCGGGGAACGGAAATTAAGGTCTCCGATCAGGGGGAACTCCTTTCCAAACAATCCGGAATGTTTATCGGCTACTATGGGGACCCGGGAAAAACAAAAGAGGTGCTTAAAGACGGCTGGTTTTACAGCGGAGACTACGGTTTCATCCGGGAGGACGGACATATCGTCCTGGTCGATAGGATGAAGGATTTGATTGAAAGGGCCGGCAGCGAAAAAATTGCCCCCCAATTGATCGAGAGCCGGCTGAAATTCAGTCCTTATATCAAAGATGCCTGGGTTCTGCCCGGACCGGATAAGGCTTACCTCTCGGCCGTCATCGTCATCAACTACGGCACCGTCAGCCGGTGGGCCGGGCAAAGGAAAATCGCCTTCAACACCTTTGCCGAGCTTTCTCAAAGACCGGAGGTTTATACACTGGTCAGGCAGGATATCGACCGGGTTAATGGCCTCCTGTCCCCCGGAAGCCGGATAAAAAAATATGTCCATCTCCACAAAGAATTCGATCCGGACGAGGGCGAATTGACCCGGAACAGGAACCTGAAGAGACCGGTTTTAGAGGCCCGCTACCAGGGGCTTATCGAGGCGATTTATGCGGATACGATTGAGGCCTCAATTGAAACCCCGGCCAAGCACCGGGATGGGCGGACACAAACGATCAAAACGACCCTAAGCATTAAGTCCACTGAAGGGACGGTCTTATGA
- a CDS encoding branched-chain amino acid ABC transporter permease yields MTFFLQLAATGFALGMVYALVAIGFVIILKCSNAFNIAQGHFVMIGGYLGYTFLVLFGLPIWATLILAVVSAIIMGLIIERLALRPLVGQSELAIIMMTIALSTVLEGLATLIWGGEYKTYHGLLPTITLKVGQISVPPESLIGLMVSVVTVTLLLLLFRYTKIGLAMRATAEDLQVVQSVGIRATTIYAVSWVIASVVGVIGGILLGGVSGVMIPLAEIGLKAFAVVLLGGVNSIGGAIVAGIILGVLENVAAGYLDPLLPGGGLAQIFPFIIMLIVLIFKPHGLFGLVRIERI; encoded by the coding sequence ATGACCTTTTTTCTACAATTAGCGGCCACCGGTTTTGCTTTGGGCATGGTCTATGCCCTGGTAGCCATAGGCTTTGTCATCATCCTTAAATGCTCCAATGCCTTTAACATCGCCCAGGGCCATTTTGTCATGATCGGTGGTTATCTGGGCTATACCTTCCTGGTCCTCTTCGGCCTGCCCATTTGGGCCACCCTGATCCTGGCGGTGGTTTCGGCCATCATTATGGGTCTGATCATTGAACGTCTGGCCCTGCGTCCGCTGGTGGGACAATCGGAATTGGCCATTATCATGATGACCATCGCCTTATCCACGGTTTTGGAAGGACTGGCCACCCTGATCTGGGGCGGAGAATATAAAACCTACCACGGATTACTGCCGACCATCACCCTTAAAGTGGGTCAGATATCCGTACCCCCGGAATCGCTCATCGGACTTATGGTCTCGGTGGTGACGGTAACGCTGCTCCTCCTTCTTTTCCGCTATACTAAAATCGGACTGGCCATGAGGGCCACGGCCGAGGATTTACAGGTGGTCCAGAGTGTGGGTATCCGCGCCACCACGATCTATGCCGTTTCCTGGGTGATTGCCAGTGTCGTCGGGGTGATCGGCGGTATCCTCTTAGGGGGGGTCTCCGGGGTGATGATCCCCCTGGCCGAGATCGGTCTGAAGGCCTTCGCCGTCGTCCTCCTGGGAGGGGTGAACTCCATCGGGGGGGCCATTGTCGCCGGGATCATATTGGGTGTGCTGGAGAATGTGGCTGCCGGATATCTGGACCCCTTGTTGCCGGGTGGCGGGCTGGCCCAGATATTCCCCTTCATCATAATGCTCATTGTGCTCATCTTCAAACCCCATGGTCTTTTTGGTCTGGTCAGGATAGAAAGGATTTAA
- a CDS encoding branched-chain amino acid ABC transporter permease, with protein sequence MGLGRGTFQENYGQDMAIIRTRRQWGLLLAFFLILLAYPLVATDRQLTIITMIGIAIISVHGLNILTGYCGQISMGHVGFMAVGAYVSAILTAKLGWSFWAALPCAAMGAGVVGLIFGLPSLKIRGFYLIMATIAAHFIIIWLILQLRDLTGGADGMPVPKPRLGNFVFDSKASYYYLVMATAFLSTVLAVNIVRTRAGRAFVAIRDNDLAAEVMGVNLFSYKLQAFFIGCVYAGVAGVLMVHYYGFASVDQFPFIDSVWYLGMLIVGGMGSIPGAILGALALKLLDELVTMVGPILSAAIAAQAAASLALISRGLVIMLFLIFEPRGLDHRWEMVKAYFRLWPFSRQEAE encoded by the coding sequence ATGGGCTTGGGCCGCGGGACCTTTCAAGAAAACTACGGGCAGGACATGGCGATCATCCGCACCAGGCGGCAGTGGGGACTGCTCCTGGCCTTCTTTCTTATCCTTTTGGCTTACCCGCTGGTTGCCACTGACCGGCAACTGACGATCATAACCATGATCGGCATTGCCATTATCAGTGTCCACGGGCTGAATATCCTCACCGGTTACTGCGGCCAGATCTCCATGGGACATGTGGGCTTTATGGCTGTCGGGGCCTATGTATCGGCCATCCTGACTGCCAAATTAGGCTGGTCCTTCTGGGCGGCCCTGCCCTGTGCGGCTATGGGCGCAGGAGTCGTCGGTCTGATCTTCGGTCTGCCCTCGTTAAAAATCAGGGGCTTTTATCTGATTATGGCCACCATCGCCGCTCATTTCATTATCATCTGGCTCATCCTCCAGCTCCGGGATCTCACCGGTGGTGCCGATGGCATGCCGGTGCCCAAACCCCGACTGGGAAATTTCGTCTTCGATTCGAAAGCCAGCTACTACTATCTGGTTATGGCGACGGCTTTCCTGTCGACGGTCCTGGCCGTCAACATCGTCCGGACCAGGGCCGGCCGGGCCTTCGTGGCCATCAGAGATAACGACCTGGCGGCTGAAGTCATGGGGGTAAATCTCTTCAGTTACAAGCTTCAGGCCTTTTTCATCGGTTGTGTCTATGCCGGAGTGGCCGGGGTCCTGATGGTTCATTACTATGGATTCGCCAGTGTGGACCAGTTCCCCTTTATCGATTCAGTCTGGTATCTGGGCATGCTGATCGTCGGCGGTATGGGCAGCATCCCGGGGGCCATCCTGGGCGCCTTAGCCCTCAAGCTGCTGGATGAATTGGTTACCATGGTCGGCCCTATCTTATCGGCCGCTATCGCCGCCCAGGCCGCGGCCTCGTTGGCCCTCATCAGCCGGGGATTGGTTATTATGCTTTTTCTTATTTTTGAACCCCGGGGACTCGATCACCGGTGGGAGATGGTCAAGGCCTATTTCAGGTTATGGCCTTTCTCCCGTCAGGAAGCTGAATGA